One window of Botrimarina mediterranea genomic DNA carries:
- a CDS encoding WD40 repeat domain-containing protein, translating into MPRALTTLALTLCAGAVLASSPAERLVLQLPGLDENQRRSPVITAVAISADGSKIAAGGDDHQVRVWNAADGAELHTLQTHGDWVRSARFAGDGRLATVSADHTVCLWKLTADPAEPAVRKLAAGALQAVAWRPDGAGLATAGFGDSLRMFDLTTGHESAPEERPCACEDTRAVAYSPDGRWIAAAGRNGIIRMWDLTASGGPRDLPTDGRRVRALVFSPDGEVLAAGGDGPAVRLWRRNDNDFGAGAPDELLVRPGMIHSLAFLDEQLLAVGDTQNEITLWDADTRAERYVLKGHTGTVAALAVSADGRRIVSGSFDTTVRVWDIDPARLPVMSTAAKPTAKPTR; encoded by the coding sequence TTGCCCCGAGCTCTTACGACGCTCGCGCTAACGCTCTGCGCCGGCGCTGTGCTAGCGTCTTCGCCGGCCGAACGGCTGGTTCTTCAACTCCCGGGTCTGGACGAGAACCAGCGGCGTTCGCCGGTGATCACCGCCGTGGCGATCTCGGCGGATGGCTCGAAGATCGCGGCCGGCGGCGACGACCATCAGGTCCGCGTCTGGAACGCTGCGGACGGCGCCGAATTGCACACGCTGCAAACGCACGGCGACTGGGTGCGGTCGGCCCGCTTCGCCGGCGACGGTCGGCTCGCCACGGTTTCGGCGGATCACACGGTTTGCCTGTGGAAGTTGACGGCCGACCCGGCGGAGCCGGCGGTCCGCAAGCTGGCGGCCGGGGCGTTGCAAGCGGTCGCTTGGCGGCCCGATGGCGCCGGCTTGGCGACGGCGGGCTTTGGCGACTCGCTACGGATGTTCGACCTCACGACCGGACACGAGTCGGCGCCGGAAGAGCGGCCCTGTGCTTGCGAAGACACCCGCGCCGTGGCGTACTCGCCCGACGGCCGGTGGATCGCCGCCGCGGGCCGCAACGGGATCATCCGGATGTGGGACCTGACCGCGTCGGGAGGTCCGCGCGACCTGCCGACCGACGGCCGTCGCGTCCGCGCGCTCGTGTTCTCGCCCGATGGCGAAGTCCTCGCCGCCGGCGGCGACGGCCCCGCGGTGCGGTTGTGGCGTCGCAATGACAACGACTTCGGCGCCGGCGCCCCGGACGAACTCTTGGTGCGTCCGGGCATGATCCACTCGCTGGCGTTCCTCGACGAACAGCTGCTAGCGGTGGGCGACACGCAAAACGAAATCACGCTATGGGACGCCGACACCCGCGCCGAGCGTTATGTCCTGAAGGGCCATACGGGCACGGTGGCGGCTCTTGCCGTTAGTGCCGACGGGCGGCGGATCGTCTCAGGTTCGTTTGACACGACAGTCCGCGTCTGGGACATCGATCCGGCGAGACTCCCAGTGATGAGCACCGCGGCGAAGCCAACCGCCAAGCCGACCCGCTAG